A single genomic interval of Fibrobacter sp. UWB13 harbors:
- a CDS encoding UvrD-helicase domain-containing protein, producing the protein MTAHSSECSGVSLDSLFLKKGFKPNDNQKMAIENTRGPLLLTAGPGSGKTRVLLWRCVNLIVFENVSPDEIFLATFTEKAALQLKQGLQGLLSIASLYTHKPYDIAEMYVGTLHSLCQKLLTDRRFKEHGLRSRRPLIMDDFGQFLFVRDHFNKLLLESGFEAEKNTDSYKEINGWFDSRKNNSASRTDAITNCISFFNRMSEENFSDQEFALDLGDKTLSKLFKMTSLYRQSLKEDGVDRVDFSTLQQRAYEYICHKNEAGSVFKHVIVDEYQDTNTIQQKIYLKLAEGTKNICVVGDDDQALYRFRGATVENLVDFENICAKAIGVRPTRIDLNINYRSRKQIVDTYTKFIDLVSWKNPTKHNEFFRIQNKNITAHSTDFQTSVVFESGDKKIVAGNVVALIKKLKETGKIKDYNQCAFLFPTIRGNASGQMAPKVQAFADALDEAGIKYYAPRAKNFLYTEESLITFGLFAKIFKYTSADCAYGGMKDYSNWNKAALEAAEKIIGHDKSLKSFIEDTQNAIKSSKENYRSLKEFCEKNGIATDSELTVTLLKKFAQIPKIEDSVRRVLMSKNLLAFTTRRGKDGKPLHVSYALSRATAMDWTLLDLFYKLNSFEYFSQKYELAENGGEDSGLYNLGMITKYIAQYQETTNPILSGSTFDGDIIRKVFFGSYMYSLFRLNETEYEDADDPFPKGCVPFLTVHQSKGLEFPVVILGSLSHNTRPPRTLDVVVRNMQEHLGILPTVCEPLDSMDAYDTMRMFYVALSRAKNLLILPQFRGQGQATYSPFKTLVEDCKFESCQKFEVNTFPESEDASDRLPHVYTYTADYLPYNNCPRNYMVFHKYGFVPSRSQTMFFGSLVHQTVEDLQNFVMEGR; encoded by the coding sequence ATGACGGCTCACTCATCAGAGTGTAGTGGTGTTTCTTTGGATTCCCTTTTCTTAAAAAAAGGGTTTAAACCGAATGACAATCAAAAAATGGCTATCGAAAATACCAGGGGCCCACTTTTATTGACTGCGGGACCTGGTTCTGGTAAAACACGTGTTTTGCTTTGGCGTTGTGTAAACCTGATTGTTTTTGAAAATGTGTCGCCAGATGAAATTTTCCTCGCTACATTCACCGAAAAGGCAGCCTTGCAGTTAAAGCAGGGCTTGCAGGGACTGCTTTCCATAGCGAGTTTATATACGCATAAACCTTACGACATTGCAGAAATGTATGTGGGAACATTGCATTCTCTGTGTCAAAAACTTTTAACAGACCGACGTTTCAAAGAACATGGTTTACGCAGTCGTCGCCCGCTCATTATGGACGATTTTGGACAGTTTCTTTTTGTGCGTGACCATTTTAATAAATTACTCCTAGAATCTGGCTTTGAAGCTGAAAAAAACACTGATTCATACAAGGAAATAAATGGGTGGTTTGATTCGCGTAAGAATAATTCGGCTTCTCGTACCGATGCTATCACCAACTGCATTTCTTTCTTCAATCGCATGAGTGAAGAGAATTTTAGTGACCAAGAATTTGCTTTGGACCTTGGGGACAAGACTCTGTCTAAACTTTTCAAGATGACTTCTCTTTATCGGCAAAGCCTTAAAGAAGATGGTGTAGACCGAGTAGATTTTTCAACATTACAACAGCGGGCTTACGAGTACATCTGTCATAAGAATGAGGCGGGCTCGGTGTTCAAGCATGTAATCGTTGATGAATATCAAGATACAAATACGATTCAGCAGAAAATTTACCTAAAACTTGCGGAAGGAACGAAGAACATTTGTGTTGTTGGTGATGATGACCAAGCTTTGTACCGATTCCGTGGAGCGACCGTAGAAAACTTAGTTGATTTTGAAAATATTTGCGCTAAGGCAATAGGCGTAAGGCCAACGCGAATAGACTTGAATATCAACTATCGTTCTCGTAAACAGATTGTTGATACTTACACCAAGTTTATTGATCTTGTTTCATGGAAAAATCCCACCAAGCACAACGAATTTTTCAGAATTCAAAACAAAAATATCACAGCTCACAGCACAGACTTTCAGACATCTGTTGTTTTTGAGTCTGGCGACAAAAAAATCGTCGCCGGAAATGTTGTTGCCCTTATCAAAAAATTGAAGGAAACAGGCAAAATCAAAGATTACAATCAGTGTGCTTTTTTGTTCCCTACCATTCGTGGCAACGCTAGTGGTCAAATGGCTCCCAAAGTTCAGGCCTTTGCAGATGCTTTAGACGAGGCTGGTATCAAGTATTATGCTCCACGTGCTAAAAACTTCTTGTACACGGAAGAATCTCTAATTACGTTCGGCCTTTTTGCAAAAATATTCAAGTACACATCAGCTGATTGTGCTTATGGCGGGATGAAGGATTACTCAAATTGGAACAAAGCAGCTCTTGAAGCTGCAGAAAAAATCATAGGTCACGACAAGTCTTTAAAGAGCTTTATTGAAGATACCCAAAATGCAATTAAATCAAGTAAAGAAAACTATAGGAGTCTTAAAGAATTCTGCGAAAAAAATGGAATTGCTACAGATTCAGAATTGACAGTAACATTGCTCAAAAAGTTTGCTCAAATTCCTAAGATTGAAGATTCCGTTCGAAGGGTGCTGATGAGCAAAAATTTGCTTGCATTTACAACGCGTCGAGGAAAAGACGGCAAACCGTTACATGTTTCATACGCTCTTTCTCGTGCAACCGCTATGGACTGGACTCTGCTTGACTTGTTCTATAAACTCAACAGCTTTGAGTATTTTTCACAGAAATATGAGCTTGCAGAAAATGGTGGTGAAGATTCGGGTCTCTATAATCTTGGAATGATAACAAAATACATTGCCCAATATCAAGAAACGACGAACCCAATTCTTTCGGGTTCAACATTTGATGGCGATATCATCCGCAAGGTTTTCTTTGGCTCGTATATGTATTCGCTATTCCGCCTGAACGAAACGGAATACGAAGATGCTGACGATCCGTTCCCAAAGGGGTGTGTGCCGTTCTTGACTGTCCACCAATCTAAGGGCTTGGAATTCCCTGTAGTTATTTTAGGTTCGCTTTCGCACAATACGAGGCCTCCGAGAACTTTAGATGTCGTTGTTCGCAATATGCAAGAGCATCTAGGCATATTGCCGACGGTGTGCGAACCTCTAGATTCGATGGATGCCTACGATACTATGCGCATGTTCTATGTTGCGTTGTCGCGTGCGAAAAATTTACTGATTCTTCCGCAATTTAGAGGCCAAGGACAAGCGACCTATAGTCCATTTAAAACATTGGTTGAGGACTGTAAGTTTGAATCATGTCAGAAGTTTGAGGTCAATACATTCCCGGAATCAGAAGATGCATCGGACAGACTTCCACATGTCTATACCTATACAGCAGATTACTTGCCCTATAATAATTGTCCTCGCAATTATATGGTGTTCCACAAATATGGCTTTGTGCCAAGCCGTAGCCAAACAATGTTCTTTGGTTCTTTAGTTCACCAAACTGTAGAAGATCTTCAGAATTTTGTGATGGAGGGACGCTAA
- a CDS encoding glycogen/starch/alpha-glucan phosphorylase yields the protein MAKTTKNASDITVLGTDAEAFRKAFTDHIHHTLARSKYTVTDHEKFLAVAYAVRDRLVDRWIKTQNTYYEKDVKRVYYLSLEFLIGRTLGNSVLNLDVESAVTEALDEIGMTLEELREQEVDAGLGNGGLGRLAACFLDSMATLELPATGMGIRYEYGMFSQKIVNGEQEEQPDNWLRLPNPWEIARPANAIKVPFYGYVVSWMDENGRLRNRWETKDYVMALPYDTPIPGYKNNTVNNLRLWSAKSADDFGLSYFNNGDYIAAVQDMELSETISKVLYPNDASMNGKELRLKQQYFLCSASLQDIIKRFKKLHNNDWKLFPEKVAIQLNDTHPAISIAEMMRILLDIENLEWDEAWDIVTHTFAYTNHTLMPEALEKWPVSLFEKLLPRHLQIIYEINARFLRMVSMKWPGDNARLARMSLIEEGGCKMVRMAYLSIVGSFAVNGVAALHSDLLKTTLFKDFYELWPEKFNNKTNGVTPRRWVRKANPAMSELITSKIGESWVKDLDDLKKLEKFAKDADFQKKFMEVKKQNKERLAKYLKATQNVDVDTNTFFDVQVKRIHEYKRQLLNILHAIHLYIQVKDGKEIMPRTIMIGGKSAPGYWMAKQIIRLANAVASIIDADPDCKGKLKMVFLENYRVSFAEKIIPAADLSEQISTAGTEASGTGNMKFALNGALTIGTLDGANVEMKEEVGDDNIFIFGLTVEEVTDLLAKGYRPRDFYEHDDDLRRVIDLIASGFFSPDHPETFKHIAEKLLSHDPYMLCADFRSYVDMQKKVADAYQDKKHWAEMAILNVARMGKFSSDRTIKQYAEEIWNAKPCSIKL from the coding sequence ATGGCTAAAACTACCAAGAATGCAAGTGACATTACCGTGCTCGGTACCGATGCGGAAGCCTTCCGCAAGGCATTTACCGACCACATCCACCACACGCTCGCCCGCAGCAAATACACGGTGACGGACCACGAAAAGTTCCTCGCTGTGGCTTACGCCGTGCGTGACCGTCTTGTTGACCGTTGGATCAAGACGCAGAACACCTATTACGAAAAAGACGTCAAGCGCGTCTATTACCTCTCTCTCGAATTTTTGATTGGCCGTACGCTCGGCAACTCCGTGTTGAACCTCGACGTCGAAAGCGCCGTGACGGAAGCTCTTGACGAAATCGGCATGACGCTCGAAGAACTCCGCGAACAGGAAGTGGACGCAGGTCTCGGCAACGGCGGTCTTGGCCGTTTGGCAGCTTGCTTCCTCGACTCCATGGCAACGCTCGAACTCCCGGCAACCGGTATGGGCATCCGTTACGAATACGGCATGTTCAGCCAGAAGATTGTGAATGGCGAACAGGAAGAACAGCCGGATAACTGGCTGCGCCTCCCGAACCCGTGGGAAATCGCCCGCCCGGCTAACGCTATCAAGGTGCCGTTCTACGGCTACGTGGTCAGCTGGATGGACGAAAACGGTCGCCTCCGCAACCGTTGGGAAACGAAGGACTACGTGATGGCCCTCCCGTACGATACGCCGATCCCGGGTTACAAGAACAACACTGTGAACAACCTCCGCCTCTGGAGCGCCAAGTCCGCTGACGACTTCGGTCTTAGCTACTTCAACAACGGCGACTACATCGCCGCTGTGCAGGACATGGAACTTTCCGAAACGATTTCCAAGGTCTTGTACCCGAACGACGCTTCCATGAACGGTAAGGAACTCCGCCTCAAGCAACAGTACTTCCTCTGCTCGGCCTCCCTGCAGGACATCATCAAGCGCTTCAAGAAGCTTCACAACAACGACTGGAAGCTCTTCCCGGAAAAGGTCGCCATCCAGTTGAACGATACGCACCCGGCAATTTCTATCGCCGAAATGATGCGCATCCTCCTCGACATTGAAAACCTCGAATGGGACGAAGCTTGGGACATCGTGACGCACACGTTCGCTTATACGAACCACACGCTCATGCCGGAAGCTCTTGAAAAGTGGCCGGTCAGCTTGTTCGAAAAGCTCTTGCCGCGTCACCTCCAGATCATTTACGAAATCAACGCTCGTTTCCTCCGCATGGTCTCCATGAAGTGGCCTGGCGACAACGCTCGTCTCGCTCGCATGAGCCTTATCGAAGAAGGCGGCTGCAAGATGGTCCGCATGGCATACCTCTCCATCGTGGGTTCGTTTGCTGTGAACGGCGTGGCAGCTCTCCACTCCGACCTTTTGAAGACGACGCTCTTCAAGGACTTCTACGAACTGTGGCCTGAAAAGTTCAACAACAAGACGAACGGCGTGACGCCGCGTCGTTGGGTCCGCAAGGCTAACCCGGCTATGTCCGAACTCATCACTTCTAAGATTGGCGAATCCTGGGTCAAGGATTTGGACGATTTGAAGAAGCTCGAAAAGTTCGCCAAGGACGCCGATTTCCAGAAGAAATTCATGGAAGTCAAGAAGCAGAACAAGGAACGCCTCGCCAAGTACCTCAAGGCAACGCAGAATGTCGATGTCGACACGAACACGTTCTTCGACGTGCAGGTCAAGCGTATTCACGAATACAAGCGCCAGCTCTTGAACATCCTCCATGCCATCCACCTTTACATCCAGGTGAAGGACGGCAAGGAAATCATGCCGCGCACCATCATGATCGGTGGTAAGTCCGCTCCGGGTTATTGGATGGCTAAGCAGATTATCCGTCTTGCTAACGCTGTGGCTTCTATCATCGACGCTGATCCAGATTGCAAGGGCAAGCTCAAGATGGTGTTCCTCGAGAACTACCGCGTGTCCTTCGCCGAAAAGATTATTCCGGCTGCAGACCTTTCCGAACAGATTTCTACCGCCGGTACCGAAGCTTCGGGTACGGGTAACATGAAGTTTGCTTTGAACGGCGCTCTCACGATTGGTACGCTCGACGGCGCTAACGTGGAAATGAAGGAAGAAGTCGGTGACGACAACATCTTCATCTTCGGTCTCACCGTTGAAGAAGTGACGGACCTCCTCGCTAAGGGTTACCGTCCGCGCGACTTCTACGAGCATGATGATGATCTCCGCCGCGTGATTGACCTCATCGCTTCTGGCTTCTTCAGCCCGGATCATCCGGAAACCTTCAAGCACATTGCAGAAAAGCTCTTGTCGCATGACCCGTACATGCTCTGTGCAGACTTCCGCAGCTATGTGGATATGCAGAAGAAGGTTGCCGATGCTTACCAGGACAAGAAGCACTGGGCAGAAATGGCAATCCTCAACGTCGCTCGCATGGGCAAGTTCAGCTCCGACCGTACCATCAAGCAGTACGCCGAAGAAATCTGGAATGCCAAGCCGTGCAGCATTAAGCTGTAA
- a CDS encoding N-acetylmuramoyl-L-alanine amidase, which produces MTPTEIKKTEDDFISKLTANGVKYTLKETLDIGNNIKIYSIRPSYDTYYYKTKTTKKSICLHFTVGHIKSDVSSLSAKDNHVSVSYVVDRSGRIYELFPDTYWSYHLGANAVGKNEVMSKQSIGIEISNYGPLKLSGENLMDAYNKVYCKLSETEYYYKHNYRGYDYYATMTDIQTEAVAALVKYLGRKHNIPMNFKSNDEPFASATEAVSFNGVFYHTNVRKDKFDWPFGPALKAVIATCNNELPNKVESKPDATKTASVNADSKPVQKSEPKPPTKPVYTTSQASTPVKSKPVFQSIIDSISGLFRKKR; this is translated from the coding sequence ATGACACCCACCGAGATCAAAAAAACAGAAGACGATTTTATATCAAAACTGACAGCGAACGGAGTCAAGTATACATTAAAAGAAACACTTGATATCGGAAACAACATAAAAATCTATTCCATCCGTCCGAGTTACGACACTTACTATTACAAAACCAAGACAACGAAGAAAAGCATCTGTCTGCACTTTACGGTTGGGCATATCAAATCTGACGTCAGTTCACTTTCGGCAAAGGACAACCACGTTTCCGTTTCTTACGTAGTCGATCGTTCCGGCAGAATCTACGAACTTTTCCCCGACACATACTGGAGTTATCACCTTGGCGCCAATGCCGTTGGCAAAAACGAGGTCATGTCAAAGCAATCCATCGGCATCGAAATCAGTAACTACGGTCCTTTGAAGTTATCTGGCGAAAATCTGATGGACGCTTACAACAAAGTCTATTGCAAGTTGTCCGAAACCGAATACTATTACAAGCACAATTACAGGGGATACGACTACTATGCCACTATGACGGACATCCAGACCGAAGCGGTCGCTGCCCTAGTCAAGTACCTCGGACGAAAGCACAACATTCCGATGAACTTCAAGAGCAATGACGAGCCTTTTGCAAGCGCCACAGAAGCAGTTTCTTTCAACGGAGTCTTCTACCACACCAACGTGAGAAAAGACAAATTCGACTGGCCGTTCGGCCCGGCATTGAAGGCTGTTATTGCAACATGCAACAACGAATTGCCGAACAAAGTCGAAAGCAAGCCCGATGCAACCAAGACGGCTTCCGTCAATGCAGACTCCAAGCCCGTACAAAAATCCGAGCCCAAGCCACCCACCAAACCTGTATATACAACAAGCCAAGCAAGCACACCAGTAAAATCCAAGCCCGTCTTCCAATCGATTATAGACAGCATCTCAGGTCTATTCCGTAAAAAGAGATAG
- a CDS encoding Gfo/Idh/MocA family protein: protein MRRDYKAVLFGNGTMGERHRKFFEYSDIQFLKIFDLEDLDSVGNVRASLVDEFVSKDKVDFAVIASPATTHYEYAKLCLKRGISVFVEKPLATLGAQAQELVDLAIRNNVILFVAQSECFNSVFLNFRKHFMAELGAAGKTARMSECANSSFRLEFRREHKYSARCRDVNVALDLLVHDLSLCLSMFRYEDLKVEKFTISKNEDRAQMQISIIKGALAGAELDFIVDRNSDIDVRTISVEFGGDGGPACDYSVSLAPHNENGEVIHISDSLENEHKFFLKLMVGACSEWGRRAAQSAANAVKLATIKTV, encoded by the coding sequence ATGAGAAGAGATTACAAGGCGGTGCTGTTTGGCAATGGCACCATGGGCGAACGCCATCGCAAGTTTTTTGAGTATTCCGACATACAGTTTTTAAAAATTTTTGATTTAGAAGATTTAGATAGCGTAGGAAATGTGCGCGCTTCGCTCGTCGATGAATTTGTTTCTAAAGATAAGGTTGATTTTGCCGTGATTGCATCTCCGGCAACAACGCATTACGAGTATGCAAAGCTTTGTTTGAAACGTGGAATCTCCGTATTTGTAGAAAAACCGCTTGCAACGCTTGGTGCGCAAGCGCAAGAATTGGTGGATTTGGCTATCCGCAATAATGTGATTTTATTTGTGGCGCAGTCGGAATGTTTTAATTCGGTTTTCTTGAATTTCCGCAAACATTTTATGGCTGAACTTGGTGCCGCTGGAAAAACCGCGCGCATGAGTGAATGTGCGAATTCGTCGTTCCGTTTGGAATTCCGTCGCGAACACAAGTATTCTGCGCGTTGCCGCGATGTGAACGTGGCGCTCGATTTGCTGGTGCATGACTTGAGCCTTTGCCTTTCGATGTTCCGCTATGAAGATTTGAAAGTGGAAAAGTTCACGATTTCGAAAAACGAAGACCGTGCGCAAATGCAAATAAGCATTATAAAAGGTGCGCTTGCTGGGGCTGAACTCGACTTTATTGTAGACCGCAATAGCGATATCGATGTGCGGACAATTTCTGTGGAGTTCGGGGGCGATGGTGGCCCGGCTTGCGATTACTCGGTGAGTCTTGCACCGCATAATGAGAATGGCGAAGTTATCCACATCTCGGATTCGCTTGAGAATGAACACAAATTCTTTCTGAAGCTGATGGTGGGCGCCTGTTCTGAATGGGGTAGGCGAGCAGCGCAAAGCGCCGCAAACGCCGTTAAACTTGCAACAATCAAGACTGTATAA
- a CDS encoding sensor domain-containing diguanylate cyclase gives MDVMKIDYDLFKKILKEIPSNIFFKDTECRYVFSTHYWRHLQGAEDPSWDIAGKTDLEIRKDKENAKLAMEQDREILRTGKGTQYVIEINQDGVTEFLELIKNPVRDDDGNIIGIVGLINNVTEKVLLEKKLEKYAHTDMLTGLYNRNYFEEWVSSPVKPEMCPMCVISADCDGLKKTNDTYGHAIGDELIRLTASLFRVVLPEKAMMFRVGGDEFFLVLPNTTQDECKKYIDNMNEVSRALLLKGKPICVSLGSCEIPSPSLSFMQAMEIADKRMYMEKSTKYSEPKE, from the coding sequence ATGGACGTAATGAAGATTGACTATGACTTGTTCAAGAAAATCTTGAAAGAGATTCCGTCGAATATTTTCTTCAAGGACACCGAATGCCGCTACGTTTTTTCGACGCATTACTGGCGCCACCTTCAAGGTGCCGAGGATCCTTCGTGGGATATTGCCGGCAAGACCGACCTGGAAATCCGCAAGGATAAGGAAAATGCAAAACTCGCGATGGAACAGGATCGCGAAATTCTCCGTACAGGCAAGGGAACGCAGTACGTCATTGAAATCAATCAGGATGGCGTGACTGAATTTTTGGAACTCATCAAGAATCCGGTTCGCGATGACGATGGCAATATTATTGGTATTGTCGGTCTTATCAACAACGTGACCGAAAAAGTCTTGCTCGAAAAGAAACTCGAAAAGTATGCCCACACCGACATGCTCACGGGCTTGTACAACCGTAATTATTTCGAAGAGTGGGTTTCGAGTCCTGTAAAGCCAGAGATGTGCCCGATGTGCGTGATTTCTGCGGACTGCGATGGTTTAAAGAAAACGAACGATACGTACGGACATGCTATCGGCGATGAACTGATTCGCCTGACGGCATCGCTGTTCCGCGTGGTGCTCCCGGAAAAAGCAATGATGTTTCGCGTGGGTGGTGACGAGTTCTTCCTTGTGCTCCCGAATACGACGCAAGATGAATGCAAAAAATATATCGATAACATGAATGAAGTTTCGCGTGCGTTGCTTTTGAAGGGCAAGCCGATTTGCGTTTCTTTGGGTTCTTGCGAAATTCCGTCGCCATCGCTCAGCTTTATGCAGGCTATGGAAATTGCGGATAAGCGAATGTACATGGAAAAGAGTACAAAGTACTCTGAACCGAAAGAGTAG
- the ybaK gene encoding Cys-tRNA(Pro) deacylase: protein MDIKKTNAARILDRQKIQYELIPYKVDENDLGAQHVADSLGEDINQVFKTILVHGDKIGYLICVVPGNLEVDLKGAAKVSGNKKIDTVPLKDLTPLTGYIRGGCSPLGLKKNYPIFIHETAMQFPYIYVSAGERGLQLKVAPADLVKATRATIGVIARVHPEDPDAK from the coding sequence ATGGACATCAAAAAGACTAATGCCGCCCGCATTTTGGACAGGCAGAAGATTCAATACGAACTAATCCCATACAAGGTTGATGAAAACGACCTTGGCGCACAGCACGTGGCCGACAGCCTGGGCGAAGATATCAACCAGGTTTTCAAGACGATTCTCGTGCATGGAGACAAGATTGGTTACCTTATTTGCGTTGTTCCTGGCAATCTCGAAGTGGACTTGAAGGGCGCCGCCAAAGTAAGTGGCAACAAGAAAATCGACACCGTCCCGCTCAAGGATTTGACTCCGCTGACGGGTTACATTCGTGGCGGTTGCAGCCCGCTCGGACTCAAGAAGAACTACCCCATTTTCATTCACGAGACTGCGATGCAGTTCCCGTACATTTACGTGAGCGCAGGCGAACGCGGTTTGCAGTTGAAAGTGGCGCCAGCAGACTTGGTCAAGGCAACGCGAGCCACAATTGGCGTGATTGCACGTGTCCACCCAGAAGATCCAGACGCAAAGTAA
- a CDS encoding glycoside hydrolase family 16 protein: protein MVYKFVVMGCAASIAYLAACSDDASPSFAEPAESSAASSSSVILSGDSRDDSAGSSTKSSDYRNSSSSAAGQSSSSSETVSSSNSETTSSSSAEPAAQYLWHDEFDGETIDTSKWTFEIGTGASGWGNNEWEYYTSRKENAYIKDGVLHIRAQKEDYEGQKYTSARMLTKGKFAFKYGTVEARIALPTGKGIWPAFWMLGENFDTVGWPACGEIDIIEAVNIENKIYGTNHWANGAEYATYGNNTGDYRNQKFELDITQFHTYKFTWDEKYIRMFVDDFMYHEILIEGNEGDTEEFHKPFFFLLNVAVAGNWPGFEVDDSQFPNEMLVDYIRVSK, encoded by the coding sequence ATGGTTTATAAATTTGTTGTAATGGGATGTGCCGCCTCAATCGCCTATTTAGCCGCATGTTCCGATGATGCGTCACCCAGTTTCGCGGAACCCGCAGAAAGTTCCGCGGCATCCTCCTCGTCCGTCATTCTGAGTGGCGATAGCCGCGATGATTCGGCTGGCTCATCAACCAAATCCAGTGACTATAGGAATTCCTCAAGCAGCGCGGCAGGTCAATCTTCGAGCAGTTCCGAAACGGTTTCCTCAAGCAACTCAGAAACAACTTCTTCGAGCAGCGCAGAGCCCGCCGCACAATACCTCTGGCATGATGAATTTGACGGCGAGACAATTGACACAAGCAAATGGACTTTCGAAATCGGAACGGGCGCAAGCGGCTGGGGCAACAACGAATGGGAATATTACACAAGCCGTAAAGAGAACGCCTACATCAAGGACGGCGTCTTGCACATCCGCGCCCAGAAAGAAGACTACGAAGGTCAAAAGTACACTTCCGCCCGCATGCTTACCAAGGGCAAATTTGCGTTCAAGTACGGCACGGTAGAAGCGCGCATTGCACTCCCGACCGGCAAGGGAATCTGGCCTGCATTTTGGATGCTCGGAGAGAATTTCGACACTGTCGGATGGCCCGCCTGCGGCGAAATTGACATCATCGAAGCGGTCAATATAGAAAACAAAATCTACGGCACAAACCATTGGGCGAACGGCGCCGAATACGCGACCTACGGCAATAACACCGGCGATTACCGCAATCAGAAATTTGAACTCGACATTACACAGTTCCACACGTACAAATTCACGTGGGACGAGAAATACATTCGCATGTTCGTCGATGACTTCATGTACCACGAGATTCTAATTGAAGGCAACGAAGGCGATACCGAGGAATTCCACAAGCCATTCTTCTTCTTGCTGAACGTCGCCGTGGCAGGCAACTGGCCTGGTTTTGAAGTAGACGATTCGCAGTTCCCGAACGAAATGCTCGTCGATTACATTAGAGTTAGCAAGTAA
- a CDS encoding 4'-phosphopantetheinyl transferase superfamily protein: MTTRVYIADISALKETPVFERFLGQVPEYRQKKAMSFKFPKGKMQSLGVGLLLQMACRDAGFEGADNHIAYGENGKPYLLDFPEVHFNLSHSGERVMCVISPFEVGCDVEIIKGDRGRLAERFFKPEESAWIKHFETLEAQSEAFYRLWTLKECYMKVTGRGLSLMPDMFALHMDELENVTLFHDGKRPEYSFREINLHDGYRYAYCIKNDGFIAPSEIKQVKFTC; the protein is encoded by the coding sequence GTGACGACCCGAGTATATATTGCCGATATTTCTGCGTTGAAAGAAACGCCTGTTTTTGAGCGTTTTTTGGGGCAGGTTCCCGAATATCGCCAAAAAAAGGCAATGTCGTTTAAGTTCCCTAAAGGGAAAATGCAATCACTTGGCGTTGGACTTTTGCTCCAGATGGCATGTCGCGATGCTGGGTTTGAAGGCGCGGACAATCATATTGCGTATGGCGAAAATGGCAAGCCGTATTTGCTGGATTTCCCGGAAGTGCATTTTAACTTGTCGCATTCGGGCGAACGCGTGATGTGCGTGATTTCTCCATTCGAGGTTGGCTGCGATGTGGAAATCATCAAGGGCGATCGTGGCAGACTTGCTGAGCGATTTTTCAAGCCCGAAGAATCCGCATGGATCAAGCATTTCGAAACGCTTGAGGCGCAGTCCGAGGCATTTTACAGATTGTGGACGCTCAAGGAATGTTATATGAAAGTGACGGGCCGAGGCCTGTCGCTTATGCCGGACATGTTTGCGCTGCACATGGACGAACTCGAGAATGTGACGCTATTTCATGACGGCAAGCGCCCGGAATATTCATTCCGAGAAATCAACTTGCACGACGGCTACCGCTATGCTTATTGCATCAAGAACGATGGCTTTATTGCACCGTCCGAAATAAAGCAAGTGAAATTTACTTGCTAA
- the rd gene encoding rubredoxin encodes MAKYKCEACGYIYDPAVGDPDNGIAPGTAFEDLPDDWTCPICGVGKDMFVKEE; translated from the coding sequence ATGGCAAAATACAAATGCGAAGCCTGTGGCTATATCTACGACCCCGCTGTAGGCGATCCGGACAACGGCATTGCGCCGGGTACAGCTTTTGAAGACCTTCCGGATGATTGGACCTGCCCCATTTGCGGGGTCGGCAAGGATATGTTCGTCAAGGAAGAATAA